In Candidatus Terasakiella magnetica, the genomic window GAAGACAGGTCTAAAACTGTTTCGTTGATATCAAACAGAATTGTATCGCGTGCCATGAGTTTGTTTCTCCATTGAATTTCGACTGTGTTTAAGAGATTACGGGAAATTAATTGATTAATAAATGCAATGTATGTAAAATAAACATTAAAGATATTAATCTATTTAATGTGGTGTCGTAATGGAACATTTGGACCTAACTCAGCTCAGAACCTTTGTTGCCGTGGCTGAACAAGGAAGCTTTGCCCAGGCTGCGGAAGTTTTGGATTTGTCAGCTCCAACAGTTAGTTTGCAGATGAAGAAATTGGAAGAAAACGTCCATATTTCTTTATTTAATTCTCAAGGCAGAGGGAAAACCATCACAGATGCTGGCTATCGTTTTTTAGAACAAGCCCGCAAAATGCTCTCCATCAATGATGTGCTTCTTTCTGAATGTGATCAGCTGAGTGCAAAGGGGCGCGTTCGGATCGGGACGACACAGGATTTTGCAGAAACAAAACTGTTAAGCCTTCTCAAGTCTTTTAAAGAGAGGAATCCAAACATTCAGATTGACCTGAATGTGGATATGAACCGGAACATCCATAAAGCCTTTGAAGAGGGGAAATTGGATATTGCCATCGCGGGTAAAGACCCAAAGGCAGATAATGGTGGTGAAACCATCTTTAAGGCACCGCTGGTCTGGATCTGTGCGGAAGATTTCCATCTTCCAACGGAAAGCTCTTTGCCGTTGGTTCTGTTCCATGAGCCTTGCATTGTGCGTGATCTGACCCTTGATTACCTCAACCAGGCTGGCCTGCCTTGGCACCTGAGTTCCGTGAGCCCAAGCCTACAAGGCGTCTTTGCTGCTACACGGGCCGGGTTCGGTGTAACGGCAAGAACGCGAGATCAATTAAGTGAAGGTTTGAGAGAGGCTACGGAACTGACATTCCTTCCTCAATTACCGAATCTCGAAATTGCGCTTTATACTCATAAATCGACCAGCTCAAACAAGAAAGTCATCGATACATTGACGGGTTTGGTCCGTACTTCACTATTTTCTTGAGAAAAAATTCAATCTCATTTTTGTAACAAAATCAGCTTGTTGTCTGTATTTGATGTCTTCTGCTGTGATCGAATTTGAGTAATCACTCAAATTAAGTATTGAGCAATTGCTCAAATTAGCATATTGAGTAATCACTCAAATGCAAATGATGCGTTTGTCCAAGTTTTGATTACCCCTATGAATCAGGAGAGACTGATGACTGAATTTACACTGCACACAGAAGAGACAGCACCAGAAGAAAGCAAGCCGATGCTGGTTGAAGCGCAAAAGCGTTTTGGCATGTTGCCCGGCATTCACTCTGTCATGGCGGAAGCGCCGACCGTTTATCACGCCTATAATATCCTGCATGAGGACTTTGTGAATTCCAGCTTTAATGAGGAAGAGCTGACTGTTGTGTGGCAGACCATCAACGTGGAACACGAATGCCATTACTGCGTACCTGCTCACACAGGTATTGCACATATGATGAAGGTCGATAATGCAATTACAGAGGCTTTGCGCAATGAAACACCCTTGCCAACAACGAAATTGGACGCACTGCGTGAATTCACACTGAGCGTTGTGCGCGAACGCGGCAATGTTGGTAAAGACAAAGTTCAGGCTTTCTTGGATGCAGGCTATACACAGCGCCAGGTTCTGGAAGTTGTTCTGGGGCTTTCCCAAAAAGTTATGTCAAACTATATCAATCATCTGGCAGATACGCCTGTTGATAAAGCATTTGAAAAGTTTGCCTGGGAAAAAGCACCCGCTCAAGCTGCTGAGTAAAATTGCTGTCAGGGGCTTCGTGCCCCTTTCACCCCTTTAACGTAGAGAATGTAAAATGAGCAATCCAGAACCTTTAAAAATAGATATTGTTTCTGACGTGGTCTGTCCCTGGTGCGTTATTGGGTATCGCCAATTGTTACAGGCATTGAAGAACACGCAAACAGACTATGAAATCCAATGGCACCCCTTTGAGTTAAATCCGCAAATGGGGCCTGAAGGTCAGAACCTGCGTGAACATGTTGCTGAAAAATACGGAACGACTGCTAAACAATCAGAAAAGGCACGTGAGAACATCACAGCTATTGGTGCGGATGTTGGCTTTAAGTTTAAATTTGCTGAAGATATGCGCATGCATAATACCTTCAAGGTGCATCAGCTCTTACACTGGGCTGAGGCATTTGGCAAAACGCATGAATTAAAACAGGCCTTGTTTTCTGCGCATTTCACAGATCGAGTAGACTTGTCTGGCAATGATGTGCTGGCAGATGTTGCTTCCAGTGTTGGCCTTGACAAAGAGGAAGCCCTTGGCGTTTTGGAAGAACAGAGGTTTGCTGAAGAGGTGCGCCGTCGTGAAGATTTCTGGCTTCAACAAGGTATTGGCGGTGTTCCTTCAATAGTCTTTGATCATAAACATCTTGTGACAGGTGCCCAGGGTGTTGAGAATTACACAAGTATCCTGAAACAGCTTGCTGAGATGCGAAGCTCACAAGGATAAGAGTGGACAATTGCAAACGATTTTCTTATTTATCTCCTATGTCTAGAGCCCAGCCATATGATCGCGATACTGCACTGAATTCTGCCATGACCTTGTTTTGGGAGAAGGGTTATCATGCGGCTTCATTAAAAGATATTGAAGCGGCATTAAAGATGAAACCCGGCAGTATTTATGCGGCATTTGGCAGTAAGGAAGGGTTGTTTCTGGAAGCCTTGGATCGCTACTTTGAAAGTACGCGTTCCTTGTTTTTATCTTCTGTAGATGAATCTTCTTCCCCTTTAACAGGTTTGGTCAGCCAGTTTACAGCTTTTGCAGATTTGCCAGAAACTCATGAACAGGCACAGACCTGCATGTTGCTGAAGACTTTGGTTGATACAAAGTCAACTGACCCACATATTGCAGATCGTGCAAAATCACATCTTTCAACCATGGTTGATGAATTCACCACTTTGTTTGAAAAAGCAAAAGAGGAAGGTGAATTATCAAAAGATGCTGATGCGCATCGCTTGGCACGGCGTTATCAGGCCAATATCATGGCGATCCGAATGGAACGCCATCTGGGGACTGCTACAGAAGAAGTCAAAGCTTTGGCTGAAGATATGGCGGCTGAGTTTGAAAGGCTTCGCGTTTAAGTGATTGCCTTTTTTTGTCTGTTTAATGATGCATAAGACATAACTGTAAAAATTAACCCCAACGCACAAGCCGCACCGGCCATTAACAACGCACCGTCATATCCGCCTAATATTCGGGTACTTTCCCCTGCAATAATCGGACTGATCATTTGTCCAAGTCCGAAAGCGATGGTGAGAACGCCCATGGTTTGTGTACTGGCATGCGGGATCATATGGCTTCCCACAGTCATACTCATCCCTACTACGCTGGAGAAAGTCGCTCCAAAGAGGAAAGCGCTGAGAAATACAAACAACAGTTCAGCTGAAAAGACGGGTAAAATAACACCAAGCCCAAGCAGCACATACGCAGTCATTAATGTTTTGTGCCCGCCAAAACGTGCTGCAGCCCGACCCCACAACCAGGATGACGGTGCAGCTGCAAGCCCTACAATAATCCATGCACTGTCGCCTAGCCATGAAAGGTCACTCGCTCCTTGTATGAGATCGACAAGAAATGTGGCGCTAACCGAATAACCTGCACCCCCAAAGAAATATGCTGTGAAAAATAAAACAAATGGTTTGTTTTTCCACCAAGCTGTAGAGGTTTGATGATTGTTTGATATATGGTTTTCTGCGGGGCGAGGAAGCCACAGGATGGCACATATCGTCATGAGCAGGCAAATGAAGCCACCAAGATACCAAAGTGATTGCCAGCTCAGTGTTGTTTTTAAAATAAGAGTAAGACCACCACTTAAAGCAAGGCCTATTCCTACACCGGCAATAACAATTCCTGAAGCTCGAATGCGTTGTTGCTCGTCCAAGCCTTCAATGGCAAAAGCCAAGGATAGGATCATAACAAATGCACTGCCAAGCCCAGTGAAAAAACGGACAATTGTTAAGGCTATTTCATTGTCGAAAGCGCCGGATAAAAATGTACCTCCCGTACAGAGGAAAAGCCCAGCAATATTGAGCCACCAGCGTATGGAAGGTGTTTTGACCATCGACACCCAAATGGCCCCCAATGAATACCCCAATAAATTGATACCCGCGATCCAGCCGCCCGTAGCATCTGAGAAGCTCATGCCATCTTGCATCAAAGGCAGCATAGGTGTGTAAAAGAAGCGTCCTAAGCCCATCGAAACGATGAGAGCAAGAAAGCCGCCTAACAGGATGAGTTTCATTGAGGGGTGGTTTTGTGCCATGAATGTTTTATCCGTACAGCTTTATGATCTGATCAAAACGGTCATTGCCCCAGAACTTCTCACCATCAATGATGATAAAAGGTGAACCAAAAACCCCCAGTTTGATGGCGGCTTCAGTTTCCAGACGAAGACGGTTTTTAACATCTTCATCTTGAGCGCCAGCCATAACATCTTCTTCGCTAAAACCAAGTGCACCAGCAACTTTAACGACATGGGATGGATCAGAAGTATCGCACCCATCCAGCCAATAGGCACGATAGATCTCTTTGGCAAAAATCGCGGCTTTTTCTGTGTCTTGAGCTTTAATCCAATAAAATGCACGTGAAGCCGGGATCGGACTTCCAGGGAAGTTATCTGGCCATGTGAAACCATTTAGCCCCAACAGCTTTGCAGAGCGGTCCAAATCTGCTTTGAAATAATCAAACTTCATCGGGTTGTTCAAAGGTGCGCCGCCAAATTCTTTATAAACGGCACCAATAAGGAACGGACGCCAATTAATCTCTTGATTGATGGTCTTGGCTAAATCTTCAATGGTTTGGCTGGCAAGAAAGCCATAGGGGGAAGTGAAATCAAAATAAAAATCCAAAGATTTAGTCATGGTGTTTCCTTGTGTTTAAAAGGTTTCGCTATAAGGGCGGGCATCGACTTCAAAGGTCCATGCGGTACGTTTTTGTTTATGGAGATCCCAATAGATGTCAGCTAGGTCATCAGGGTTAATAATCCCATCAACGGGTTTCTGATTGAAAAGGTCAGGAAAGAGGTCTTTGGTGTTTGGGTTATCAATAAGGCCGTCAACGACAACATGGGCGATGTGAATGCCTTGTGGCCCAAACTCACGCGCCATGCTTTCTGCCAGTGCGCGAAGGGCGTGTTTGCCGCCGGCAAAAGCAGAATAGCCACTTGCGCCTCTCAAGCTTGCTGTCGCTCCTGTAAAAATGATGGTGCCTTGTCCGCGTTTCAACATGGGTGTGATAACTTCACGCCCCATCAGAAAACCCGCAAGGGCGCACATTTCCCAAACTTTACGATAAACGCGTGTTGTCGTTTCTTGCAGAGGGAAGCTGACGTTACCGCCGACATTGAAAACGCAGGCACCTATCGGGCCAATGTTATCTTCAATATCTGCAATGAGGTTGCGTACTTCATCTTCATCGCGGGCGTCCGAATGGCGGCCTTCGCCGACACCGCCAGCATTTTTAATTTCTGTAACAAGGTTGTCGAGATCACCACGCCGACGGGTCGCAACAATATGATAGCCATTTTGGGCAAACTTTCGGGCAATGGCGCTTCCCAAGCAATCACCAGCCCCAATGATAAGGGCAACTTTCTTCTTAGACATATCTGACCTTTTTGAAATCTGTCTAAGAGTATGCGCTTGATAGTGTGTAAAGTATAATTTATAATAATTATCTAACGTATTCACAAAAGTTATAGATATGAATATTCGCCAGTTAGAACAATTTGTTGCGGTGGCTGAAACCGAAAGTTTTTCGCGAGGCGCACAACGCTCTTTGGTGACGCAGCCTGCTTTGTCCAATGCGATCCAGAAATTGGAAAATGAGCTGGGTGTGAGTTTATTCATACGAAATAAACGCAAAGCCACACTGACCTCTGAAGGCAAGCGCCTTTTGCTGAGTGCGCGTAAGATTCTTCAGGAATGCGATACAGTCATTAAGGACCTGCAGAATGTTTCTGAAAAAGAAGCTTTGCGCATTGGTGTGTTGGATACCATCCCGGTTGGACAGGTCTCTAAATTATTTGAAACCTTTAAAGAGCAGAACCTGAATGTTCATATGCGCATATTTGAAGGAGATGGGAATAAGATTGCAGAAAGTCTGGAGCAGGGCAGGCTTGATCTGATTTTAACAATTCATTCTGACTTTCATGACCTGTCGGAACGCTTTATGCACGCAGCTTTATATGAAGAGGATTATGTGGTCGCTTTGCCACCAAATCATCGTTTTATTAAAGAAAAATCCATTTCCATTGATGCACTGGCCGATGAACCATTTATTGCACGAACTCATTGTGAAAGTCGTGCCGTCTTTCAGCGAGTATTGGAAGACTATCAAGTCTTACCAGATGTCACCTATCGTACCAATCAGGACCACCGTGCACTTGAGATGGTGTCAAAAGGCATGGGGCTCGGGATTTTCCCGAAAAGCCTATGTCGAACCAGCATTCCTTATGTAGATATTGCTGATGAAGGTTTCCATCGACGTGTCGGCCTTTATTGGCGAGAGGGGCAGATTAATCCTGGCGGTGAGCGATTTATCCATTTTGCTCAATCGGCAAATTGGCTTACTTAGTTACCAATAAGACGCAAGGCGTTGTTTTTGATTGCGAGCAGGCCGTTCGTGTCATATGCACCACGTGCCAAAACCCTGACGCCTACTGTTAAAGATACAAGAGACTTGGCTGCTTCATCTGGATCAATATGATCCGGGATTGAGCCTCGTTCCTTGCCAAGGTCCACCATTTCTCTGAAGAAACGCTCCAGCCGATTGATAGCAGATTTTACAATTTCACGAATATCTTCATCATGGTTGGGCATCTCAAGGGCGGTGTTGATGATCAGATTACCCTTCTTTTCTTTATCCGCCATGCTTTGGGCAATCACCCAATCGTAAAGGGTTGAGATGGATTTAATGGGGTCATCAATATCCCTTAATTGTTGAAGTGCCGGTTTCTGATGGTCTTCTTCAAATTTTATCAGGACTCGCTTGAACAACTCCTTCTTACTGCCAAAGGCATTGTAGAGGCTGCCTTTGTTAATGCCCATGCCCTTGATAAGGTCGGACATAGAGGTGGCTTCAAAGCCTTTCATCCAAAATACATTGGCGGCACGATCTAGTGCTTCATCTACATCAAATGATTTTTCCCAAGGCATGTGTGCAGTCTCTTGTTAGCGGTGGAGTCGTTTCCATTTTATACCAATCGTTCTAAACGCAGTCAATTTATTATGATCAGTGTAGAAAAAATTTAAACCATATATCTATGAAAAATAAGGACAATTGTTCTTCCACAAGATTCAATTTCTTTTTAGTCTTGACCAATTGGTTTAGTAAAATATATGGTTTATACCAATCGGTTTAAACATTAATAAGTGTCGGCTTTAAAGGACAGTGCTCATGGCTGAATTCACAACATACTCAATAGAAACGGCACCAGCTGGTTCTCAATCCATTTTAGCTAAAGCAAAAAGCAAATATGGATACGTTCCAAATCTGCTTGGCAATATGGCGGAATCTCCTGCATTGCTAGAGGCCTACGTCACGTTGGCAGGTATTATGAATAAAACCTGTTTAAACGAAGAAGAACGTCAGGTCATCATGTTGACCAATAGCCGCTTAAATGAATGCGGTTACTGTATGGCTGCTCACACATCAGTCTCTCAAATGGCCGATGTTCCGACAGATGTCATTGAAGCTCTTCGCACAGATCGGCCAATCAATGATGTGAGACTGGAAGCTTTGCGCACTTTTTCTGTTGCGATTCACCAAACGCGGGGCAACCCGACTGAAGAGCAGATCAATGCTTTTTTAAGTGTGGGATACACAAAAGAAACCATCCTGGAAATTGTCCTCGGTACAGCTTTCAAGGTGATCTCAAACTACACTGACCATTTGACCAGCATCGAAATTGATAAGGCTTATGCCGTCAATGCCTGGTCAATCGCTCAAACCCAAGTGGCTTAATTCAAAGAAGGAGAAAGAAGATGGGCTCACATGCAAATGAATATATCTTGATTGGAATTCTTCTTCTGATCACAGCTGCCGGATACCTGTTGGTTCGCCGTACGAAAGGAACAGGTACACAAAAAGCAGAGAAAATCCTAACTGGATTTCTAGGTGGTTTCATCCTGATGGGTGGATCTGTGAAATTCTTTGACCCATTTACAACAATGTTTGCTTCACAGATTGCACAGAGTGAACTGCCGTTTCCAATCTTGATGAAGTGGGCCGGACAGTTGGGTGAAATGTCTACAGGTGCTTTGTTACTCGCTTTATTGATCTTTGGTGCACGTATTTTGCCAGATCTGAAAGAGAAAGCATTCTATCTCGCAAACCTCGGCATCGTAGGGATCATGGTTGTCGCCGTTTATGTCCATCTGCACCCGAATGTCCAAGCTGAAGTTCTGCCGTTTGGCTCAAAACCACCTGTACTGACAATCGTCATTATGGCTTTGGCAGGTATGAATATTTACCTGCACCGTAAGAACGTAACAGTTGCTTAAGAAGGAAGAGACAGTAATGGAAAGTACAATGACAGCTGATCAGATTACACAAACTGAGAAGAAAATACCTGTTTATAAAAAGGTGATCGTTGTCCTGAGTGTAATGGCAACAATTGCAGGAACTCTAACGGGAATTATGACCTGGGCTAACCTGGGTTTCTCCGATGCCTTCTTAGCAAAATGGGGCCAGTCCTTTGGCATGGCGATGACAGTGATGATGCCGATCGCCATCGTATTGATCGGCATTTTTTCTAAAATAATTGCACGTGCATTCCCAAATATGAGACCGCTACCCCAAGCCATCATAGTTGGTGTGATTGCTTCTATCGTGATGCAGTCCATTATGGCCCTTCTGACATCTTTTAATGCGGTTGGTTTGGAGGTCTGGGCAGATTATCGCGCAGGTGTCATCAATGCCTTTATTACCGCATTCCCATACGGCTTGATAATGGCGCTGATCATGACAACTATCATTAAGCCACGCTTGTTGGCCTATGTGAAAAGCTAGGAGATCAGGATGAATATGGAATATGTGCCTCCAAAAGTTTGGCATTGGGATAGCGAAAACGGCGGTAAGTGGGCGAAAATCAATCGTCCCATCGCCGGGGCAACCCATGTAAAAGAATTGCCAGAAGGTAAGCACAATTTACAGCTTTATTCCTATGGCACACCGAATGGTCAAAAAGTCACCATTCTGCTGGAAGAACTATTGGAACTAGGTGTCTCTGAAGCTGAATATGACGCCTTCTTGATTGATATCGCAGAAGGTGACCAGTTCTCTTCGGGGTTTGTAGACTTAAATCCAAATTCTAAAATTCCAGCACTTTATGATGCGGAGGATGGACTTCGTGTCTTTGAAACAAGTTCGATCCTGTTGTATTTGGCTGAAAAATTCGGCCACTTCTTGCCAACAAATCTGGCAAAACGAACGGAAGTCATGAACTGGCTGTTCTGGTCTCATGGTTCGGCACCGTTTCTGGGCGGTGGTTTTGGTCACTTTTATCACTATGCGCCGACACGGATCGAATATGCCATTGATCGCTATGCCATGGAGACTAAACGCCAGTTAGATGTACTTGATAGAGAACTAGCGAAGAAAGCTTATCTGGCCGGTGATGAATACAGCATTGCCGATATTGCCGCCTGGGCATGGTACGGCAATCTGGTCCGAGGCTCCCTTTATGGGGCAGGGGAATTTTTGCAGGTCAAATCTTATGAAAATGTCTGTCGATGGGCAGAAGAGATTTGGCAACGTCCAGCTGTTCAACGCGGGCGCAAGGTAAACCGTGTATGGGGAGACTCATCAGATCAACTCCATGAACGACATGATGCATCTGATTTCCAGCTTCGCACACAAGATAAGATTTAATAGGAAATAAAATGACAATACTTGCTTTGGGTGTCGTGCTCTGGACACTGATCCACCTGTTCCCGGTTTATGCACCAAATCAACGTGCCTCTCTGGTCAATTATATTGGCCTTATTCCATACAAAGGTCTGTTCAGTATCCCTGTATTAGCCTCATTGGGGCTTATTAGCTGGGGATGGCAACAACATGACCCTGCTTATGTCTATGAACTACCGTTCTGGGCTAGGCATCTTGCCATGCTGATGATTTTCTTTGCAGTGGTTTTGTTTGGCACAGCCATGGGGAAAAGCCGTATTCGTCAGTTTATTCGCAACCCGATGCTTGCTGGCGTTGTGGTCTGGGCAACGGCGCATTTGCTGGTGAATGGTGACGAAAACTCCCTGATTTTGTTTGGTGGTTTGTTGTTGTGGGCCGTCATTTCAATTATTGGCACCAATCGCCGTGAAGGGGGTTGGCAAAAGCCTGAAATAGGCAGCTGGTTAGCAGAAATCCGTTTATTGGTGATTGCTGTTGCTGTCTGCGCCGGCCTTATCTTCGCCCATCCATACCTGTCCGGCATGCCGCTCTTCTAATCCAGTTTTTGTATTTTCTGAGGAAATCAATATGACCAAGACTGTGCTTTACTATCATTCTTTGATCTCACCATACACTTATCTCGCTCAGCCCCGTATTATTGAATTGGGGAAACGCGAAGACGTGAATATCATCTATAAGCCCTTTGATATCGGCACCATCTTTGGTGAGATTGGAACCAAACCACCAGGGCAACGCCATGCCTCTCTGCAAGCCTATCGTTTGTTAGAATTGGAACGGTGGAGCAAGGAACTGGGATTGCCAATGAACCTCCAACCAAAACATTTTCCGGCCCCATCAAATCTTGCGAGTGCCATGTTGATTGAAGCCCAAGATCAAGGCTTGGATGTGGCGCCATTTGCCATGGCTGTTTTAAAAGCTGTTTGGGTTGATGAACAAAATATTGCTGACGAAGGTACCCTGATTAAAATTGCAGACGATCTGGCTTGTGATGGCAAAGCGTTGGCAGAAGCGGCATCAACTGAAGCCGCACAAGAAAAGTTCACTGTCAGCTCACAAGAAGCCATCGAAGCAGGTGTCTTCGGTTCACCTTCCCTGGTTATCGATGGCGAAATTTTCTGGGGTCAGGATCGTATTGAACTGGCGACAAAGCGGTTAGGGTAAAATACCATCTTTTCTGTCCTTAGTAGTTCCAGGTTTAACACCCTTGTTCAGATTATGAGCAAGGGTGTTTTTTTATTAGTAAATGTCTGAGATGGGTCAAACCCAGTCTTAAAAGGTCAGCTCAAATCCCTTCTGCTATTGGGCATACAGTGGACATTCTTTCAAATGAGAGGGGCTATTTTATATAGTGTTAGTATTTTTGAGCATTCTTCGGTATTTAGTATGCTAATTTGCTTAAAAATATATACATAAAATGTCCCTATTTACCAACTTCCTTCATCACACTAGTTCCCGCAGCATCACCCAAACCGAGTTAGCCAGATTAACAAAGCTAACCCGAAATACCATTCGTTCCCTGCACCTTGGTAAAGGCAATCTGCAAAACCTGTTGAAGGTGATGGATGCGCTTGGCCTACAGTGTGCAGCTCGTGGTTTGCCAGGTGGCGATAACATTGGCAAACAAGTTGAAACATTGCGTAAACGGCAAAAGCTAAGCCAAACGACATTAGGTGAACAAGTAGGCGTTACCCGTCAAACCATCGATAAGCTGGAGAAGCAATGTATTGGCCGTGTTGATACATTGTCAGCTGTTTTTGATGCGCTAGGGCTCAAAGTTAAATTGACCCCGGTTCATGAACGCAAACGCTTTATCGAAAATGCTGCAAACAGTTCGACATCGGATGAATGGTACACTCCAAAAAATGTGCTGACTATTTTCTATGATGCCCTTGGCGGTGTCTTTGACCTAGACCCATGTTCACCCACGAGGAATGCTGAAAAGGCACCTGTTAAGGCCCGTAAATATTACACGCAGAAGAATGATGGGTTGTCTCTGCCATGGCATGGTGTTGTATTCATGAACCCACCATATTCAGATGTCTCATCATGGACAAAGAAAGCCATGGAAAGTTGTGGAACCGGTCAGGCAAGAACTGTCATCGGATTGGTACCAGCTAGGACTGATACGCGCTGGTGGAATAATAACTGTGCTGGGAAAGCCGATATCCTGTTCTTACAAGGCCGCTTAAAATTTGGGTCACAAACTAATTCAGCGCCATTTCCATCAGCATTGATTTTCTGGAATGCTGAAGCTGAACTTATTGCCGAGGTTCAAAAGGGCATTCCGTCATTCCATATGCCGAAACTGAAGGGTGCTGCTGAATAATAATTATTCCGATTTGGTGATGTTTTAGCACCTGACTTATTGTTAGAGAACAGGTGTTTAAATTGTCTGAAAAATATGCTTTATTGTCTCAAAATTAGACAGCTAAAAGAAATATATGTACAATATTATCGTTAATAACGTTCACGAAAAACCGAAGCCTTCAGATATAGAAACTCCGATTTGGGTGTCTCGGTTTATTCATGACTTGGTCATTAAGCATATAGGTGAACCCGAAGTAATTTTGGACCCCTGTGCTGGCAATGGTCGACTGACCCGTTTTTATAAAAATAGCCAGATTGTCGAATATGAGATTAAACGTGGTTCTGACTTTTTGATGGAAGAAGCCGTCATCAATTGTGACCTGGTATTATGTAACCCTCCCTTCAATCTTGGTGTTGGGCGTGAACTCGGTTCATTTAGATTTTTGAAACACATTTTTGAACTATGTGGTTCAGATGTTCCTGTCTTCCTTATAACTCCGATGGGGTTTCGACTTAATCAGCGCAAGAAATCAGAACGCTGGAAACGGTTAATTCAACACGAAATCAGTTCAATTATCTCATTGCCATTAGATTGCTTCAAAGACACCTTGTTTCATTGTGAAATTCTTGTTTTCAATATGCCGCAGTTGAAACCGCATTATTATTGTTATCCGCATAAATTGGTGGAAGAACACCGTGTTGTTAAGGGTCTGTCACTTCCTAAACCAATCAGCGGTGAAGACTTGAAAACCTGGCGTGTTAAACATGGGTTATCATTAAATGATGTAGCCGACTTATTTGAGATTTCCAAAGCGACTGTTTGCAGATATCAGGCCATGGAACGATTGCCAAACCTGGTCTCAATGGCTATTCAGAATTGGAAATAGGATTGAAAATCAAT contains:
- a CDS encoding carboxymuconolactone decarboxylase family protein; this translates as MAEFTTYSIETAPAGSQSILAKAKSKYGYVPNLLGNMAESPALLEAYVTLAGIMNKTCLNEEERQVIMLTNSRLNECGYCMAAHTSVSQMADVPTDVIEALRTDRPINDVRLEALRTFSVAIHQTRGNPTEEQINAFLSVGYTKETILEIVLGTAFKVISNYTDHLTSIEIDKAYAVNAWSIAQTQVA
- a CDS encoding DUF2798 domain-containing protein, with translation MTADQITQTEKKIPVYKKVIVVLSVMATIAGTLTGIMTWANLGFSDAFLAKWGQSFGMAMTVMMPIAIVLIGIFSKIIARAFPNMRPLPQAIIVGVIASIVMQSIMALLTSFNAVGLEVWADYRAGVINAFITAFPYGLIMALIMTTIIKPRLLAYVKS
- the yghU gene encoding glutathione-dependent disulfide-bond oxidoreductase, whose amino-acid sequence is MNMEYVPPKVWHWDSENGGKWAKINRPIAGATHVKELPEGKHNLQLYSYGTPNGQKVTILLEELLELGVSEAEYDAFLIDIAEGDQFSSGFVDLNPNSKIPALYDAEDGLRVFETSSILLYLAEKFGHFLPTNLAKRTEVMNWLFWSHGSAPFLGGGFGHFYHYAPTRIEYAIDRYAMETKRQLDVLDRELAKKAYLAGDEYSIADIAAWAWYGNLVRGSLYGAGEFLQVKSYENVCRWAEEIWQRPAVQRGRKVNRVWGDSSDQLHERHDASDFQLRTQDKI
- a CDS encoding NnrU family protein; protein product: MTILALGVVLWTLIHLFPVYAPNQRASLVNYIGLIPYKGLFSIPVLASLGLISWGWQQHDPAYVYELPFWARHLAMLMIFFAVVLFGTAMGKSRIRQFIRNPMLAGVVVWATAHLLVNGDENSLILFGGLLLWAVISIIGTNRREGGWQKPEIGSWLAEIRLLVIAVAVCAGLIFAHPYLSGMPLF
- a CDS encoding 2-hydroxychromene-2-carboxylate isomerase, with translation MTKTVLYYHSLISPYTYLAQPRIIELGKREDVNIIYKPFDIGTIFGEIGTKPPGQRHASLQAYRLLELERWSKELGLPMNLQPKHFPAPSNLASAMLIEAQDQGLDVAPFAMAVLKAVWVDEQNIADEGTLIKIADDLACDGKALAEAASTEAAQEKFTVSSQEAIEAGVFGSPSLVIDGEIFWGQDRIELATKRLG
- a CDS encoding DNA N-6-adenine-methyltransferase, with the protein product MSLFTNFLHHTSSRSITQTELARLTKLTRNTIRSLHLGKGNLQNLLKVMDALGLQCAARGLPGGDNIGKQVETLRKRQKLSQTTLGEQVGVTRQTIDKLEKQCIGRVDTLSAVFDALGLKVKLTPVHERKRFIENAANSSTSDEWYTPKNVLTIFYDALGGVFDLDPCSPTRNAEKAPVKARKYYTQKNDGLSLPWHGVVFMNPPYSDVSSWTKKAMESCGTGQARTVIGLVPARTDTRWWNNNCAGKADILFLQGRLKFGSQTNSAPFPSALIFWNAEAELIAEVQKGIPSFHMPKLKGAAE
- a CDS encoding helix-turn-helix domain-containing protein — its product is MYNIIVNNVHEKPKPSDIETPIWVSRFIHDLVIKHIGEPEVILDPCAGNGRLTRFYKNSQIVEYEIKRGSDFLMEEAVINCDLVLCNPPFNLGVGRELGSFRFLKHIFELCGSDVPVFLITPMGFRLNQRKKSERWKRLIQHEISSIISLPLDCFKDTLFHCEILVFNMPQLKPHYYCYPHKLVEEHRVVKGLSLPKPISGEDLKTWRVKHGLSLNDVADLFEISKATVCRYQAMERLPNLVSMAIQNWK